The following are from one region of the Staphylococcus argenteus genome:
- a CDS encoding glycerophosphodiester phosphodiesterase, producing the protein MTLNYQKDTLQIVSHRGLPNAFPENTMAGYRKVMELNVDMLEIDVHLTKDQQLVVIHDETIDRTSNGKGRIANYTLPELKTFDFGSYKDIKFKGEQIPTLDEVIELCLKFQKKLLIEIKKPNLYPGIERKLLAILKNWGIDSSQVIIQSFDISCIERLFELSCEYELGVLCSKRKYWYKKPNYSKISQIASYVNPNYALVTRKFVEEAHRYHLKVMPYTVNKSSIAKKLLKYGVDGLITDEPEKILK; encoded by the coding sequence ATGACTTTGAATTATCAAAAAGATACCTTGCAAATTGTTTCGCATCGTGGATTGCCGAATGCATTTCCTGAAAATACAATGGCTGGTTATCGAAAAGTAATGGAACTTAATGTTGATATGTTAGAAATTGATGTTCACTTAACGAAAGATCAACAGCTTGTTGTCATTCATGATGAAACAATTGATCGTACATCAAATGGAAAAGGCCGTATAGCCAACTATACTTTACCAGAACTAAAAACATTTGATTTTGGTAGTTATAAAGACATTAAGTTTAAAGGGGAACAAATACCAACTTTAGATGAAGTGATTGAATTATGCTTAAAGTTTCAGAAAAAGTTGTTGATTGAAATAAAAAAGCCGAATTTATATCCAGGAATAGAGCGTAAATTGTTAGCAATTTTAAAAAATTGGGGAATTGATTCATCACAAGTGATTATCCAATCTTTTGACATAAGTTGTATTGAACGATTATTTGAATTAAGTTGTGAATATGAATTAGGTGTACTTTGCAGTAAACGTAAATATTGGTATAAAAAGCCAAACTATTCAAAGATTTCTCAAATTGCAAGCTATGTTAATCCTAATTATGCTTTAGTGACTAGAAAATTCGTTGAGGAAGCACACCGTTATCATTTGAAAGTCATGCCTTACACTGTAAATAAATCTAGCATTGCTAAAAAATTATTAAAGTATGGGGTAGATGGTTTGATTACAGATGAACCTGAAAAGATTTTGAAGTGA
- a CDS encoding OsmC family protein: MIYHDFKVQTSWQGGRNNAGTVKGDVLTEKISIPASLGGIGIGTNPDEMLVSAASSCYIISLAAVLERAKFTNVMIEQQSVGTACLENGKFSMVKIVHYPQIYISNDQKDQLQKRLPKLLEIADNNCMISNAIRNNIEIEIQPDILTP; this comes from the coding sequence TTGATTTATCATGATTTTAAAGTTCAAACATCTTGGCAAGGTGGACGTAACAACGCTGGAACAGTTAAAGGTGATGTTCTTACTGAAAAAATTTCCATTCCAGCTTCATTAGGTGGTATAGGTATCGGTACTAACCCCGATGAAATGTTAGTTTCGGCAGCTTCATCATGTTACATTATTTCATTAGCTGCTGTCCTCGAACGTGCAAAATTTACTAATGTAATGATAGAACAACAGTCAGTAGGTACAGCTTGTTTGGAAAATGGGAAATTCAGTATGGTTAAGATTGTCCACTATCCCCAAATATATATTTCAAATGATCAAAAAGACCAATTACAAAAAAGATTACCAAAGTTGTTGGAAATTGCCGATAACAACTGTATGATTTCAAATGCAATAAGAAACAATATTGAAATCGAAATTCAACCTGACATATTAACCCCTTAA
- a CDS encoding pyridoxal-phosphate-dependent aminotransferase family protein yields MYYHQPLLLTPGPTPVPDAIMKEIQAPMVGHRSKDFEDIAQQAYQGLKPIFGSQNDVLVLTSSGTSVLEASMLNIVNPDEHFVVIVSGAFGNRFKQIAQTYFKNVHIYDVTWGEAVNVKDFINYLSTLSVDIKAIFSQYCETSTTVLHPINELGNAIHAFNKNIYFVVDGVSCIGAVDVDITKDKIDVLVSGSQKAIMLPPGLAFVAYSHRAKERFKEVTTPRFYLDLNKYISSQADNSTPFTPNVSLFRGINAYVETVKSEGFNHVIARHYAIRNALRSALKSLDLTLLVNDENASPTVTAFRPNTNDEVKVIKDELKNRFKITIAGGQGHLKGEILRIGHMGKISPFDILTVVSALEIILTEYRKVNYIGKGITKYMEVIHEAI; encoded by the coding sequence ATGTATTATCATCAACCGTTGTTATTAACACCTGGCCCTACTCCTGTTCCGGATGCCATTATGAAAGAAATTCAAGCACCTATGGTTGGTCATCGTTCAAAAGATTTTGAAGACATTGCACAACAAGCATATCAAGGATTAAAACCTATTTTTGGAAGTCAAAACGATGTACTTGTATTAACATCAAGTGGTACAAGCGTATTGGAAGCAAGTATGTTAAATATTGTAAATCCTGATGAGCATTTCGTAGTAATTGTATCTGGTGCATTTGGTAATCGTTTCAAACAAATTGCACAAACTTACTTTAAAAATGTACATATTTACGACGTCACTTGGGGAGAAGCTGTTAATGTCAAAGATTTTATTAACTACTTGTCTACATTAAGTGTTGATATTAAAGCTATTTTTTCTCAATATTGCGAGACTTCTACGACAGTACTACATCCTATTAACGAATTAGGTAATGCAATACACGCATTCAATAAAAATATTTATTTTGTCGTTGATGGTGTGAGCTGCATTGGTGCCGTCGATGTTGACATTACTAAAGATAAAATCGATGTACTGGTTTCAGGAAGCCAAAAAGCGATTATGTTACCTCCTGGTTTAGCTTTTGTCGCATATAGTCATCGTGCAAAAGAAAGATTTAAAGAAGTAACAACACCAAGATTTTACTTAGATTTAAATAAATATATTTCATCACAAGCAGATAATTCTACACCATTCACACCAAACGTTTCATTATTTAGAGGCATTAATGCATATGTGGAAACTGTAAAGTCAGAAGGATTTAATCATGTCATTGCTCGTCATTACGCAATAAGAAATGCTCTAAGAAGCGCCTTAAAATCACTAGATTTAACTTTACTTGTTAATGATGAAAATGCTTCACCTACAGTAACTGCTTTTAGGCCAAATACAAATGATGAAGTAAAAGTTATAAAAGATGAACTTAAAAATCGTTTTAAAATCACAATCGCAGGCGGACAAGGACATCTCAAAGGAGAAATTTTAAGAATTGGTCATATGGGTAAAATTAGTCCTTTTGATATTTTAACCGTTGTATCTGCTTTAGAAATTATCTTAACAGAATATCGTAAAGTTAATTATATCGGCAAAGGCATTACAAAATATATGGAGGTCATTCATGAAGCAATTTAA